Part of the Gymnogyps californianus isolate 813 chromosome 26, ASM1813914v2, whole genome shotgun sequence genome, GCCCTGGGGTAGCTGAAGCACCCATGTGTCCCAGGACATATGGGAGCCCTTCTGGAGCATGAGCTGGTATGGAGGCAGAGTACCTCAGGGGTGGTGGAGGGCATCGCCTGCCTCTAGCactgctgggcaggctgagcagtaacctctacagcacagcagcacatgcTTGGCTGTGAGGTCACTCCTGACtggccagcagtggggagaaagatACTTGCAGTCTTGAAAGCCATTACAATATTGTCCCCAACAAGATGAAAGCTTTGGGGAGGTCAAGGGTAGCTGGGACGAGAGAGATGGgagatttgggggagggaagaggggtttggccaacagagaggaaagcttttgaagaggaaagatgtgTTCAGGTAATTTTGATGCCACTGCAACACTGACTGTGAAAACATTCATGTTAGGCCTTTACCCTGTTTCTAACCAGGAACCTTAAGCCCTAATCCTCCCCTAAACTCTACCCTTCACCCTGACAGGAATCCACTACTCTAATCCCTAACCTCAAACCTTACCTCTAAACCAAAGCCCAAACCCATAAACTCTTACTCTCACCCTATTACTCACTCTCATTCCTAGCTTCTATCCCTAACATTAAAATGCTAGCCTTGACCCTAACCCTCACCCCAGCCCTACACCAAACCCTAATCCACAAAGCAAGCCCATACCCTAACACTAAACAGACGCCCTCAGCAGAACACCAAACCCTCCCCCTAAGCCCAACAGGGCTGAGGTCTTTGTCCTCTTGCCCATGGCAGTCGCCTCTGCTACCGAGGCCTACCAGgagaaactttattttgagGCTCTggactttgtttcttcctcaccCCTTCTTGGGGAGGCTGGGAAGTGTTGCACAGTTTTCCTACACTTGGCATTGCTCATCCTCACATCCCACTGCCCCCAAGAAGAGCCCTGAGCCACTCGTGAGGGACTGGATCTGCCTTCCCAGGGCCTGGGGGTCAGGGTTTGGCCTTTCTGCtgcataaaacaaagcaagggttttctcagcattacagaCACCTGCACAGTGTCTTTGCCTACCTGCAAGCACAGCCTCCAGTTATCTGCTCTAACGAGTCCATGGGGAGGCTTTGCCAGTAATGGCCCTCAGTGGGACCAATCAATGcttcaaggtttttcttctggctttgaCTTCTTGAGAGGTTTGTTCAGTCTCCTCTCATCATTGGAGGTTCATGGACTCAGGGCCAAATACACCATggggctcattaaaatacagaaaggcctAACGAgctatttctcttcctgtaattttcttcaggtCTTCAAGACCTGTACAGCTAATTGGAATCATTTCATAGTAGAGTTaaagaggaagatttcaaagtgcacctaataaaaaatacattttttaaacattcgattttattaatttcagtttagagaAGAGGTGATAGCAGCGTTCTCCAATTGATGTTGATGCAGAGTGTCTCCTCAGGAGGtctgggcaggcaggaaaagcagtcccttgaggtctgacactgtatggacaaccttgctcctcacctccccagcctccccattTCTGTCATTGGCCACCTGGGACTTGTTTCACTTTGCCTTCCATCAGACTTCTCTGAACTCTGGGAGCTGAATGTTACAGCTCCCTTGCCCCAtctcccacctgctttccttagagaactggctgcacacaggcacagaagcatttttcctgtttgcaagcaaagaaaagtaaagcatgatAAAGTTTCCTAAACAATAAAACGCACTCCTGAAGCATATGCTAAGTACAGGATATCTCTACTGAGGTTGCCTTTCTGCAAGGGATGATCTTATGAGAAATGttctagacagacagacacaaacCAGCAGATataaacataaggaaagaaTTGGCTAAAGAGACAACTAGACTCCTGAAAGTCAGGCAAGCTTTAActccctgaagctcaaagcagcagcacaggtgaGAGGTATCTGAATGAAGAAAGAGTAAATGGAGGAGAAAACtggagaataatggaaagggcCTTTGTCTAGACAGTCTACTGAaaagatgacttcagaaatggtcaTTGTATCAGGACAGGGGAAAGTAAGTGAAAGatcagagaaattaaacacagcGTATCACAGGCAGAATAGTGGTAATGAAGCCACAGGGAAAGATCGATATTTCTGTGGAATATCGCTTTTGAAAGGTCATGGGATTGGTAGAGGTGTCTTGTGAGTGAGGACAAGCAAATGTTGCACCCATCTTTGAAAGAGGCCAAAAGTGCCACCCAGGGATCCACAGGCTGTACAAGCTCATCTTGGTGAGCACTAAGCCATCGATATCTCTTGGGTGACATTTCTGGGACCTTTAAAGAGAAGAAGGTGTCCAAAAGCAGTCAGCATGAACTTTCAAAGGGTAAATCCTGCCTCACCAATCTGACTGCCTTCATGAGGAAGTAATGGCATTTGTGCAGGAGGGGAGAATAGCGGCTGTTGTTCACCGCAACTTCAGCAAGATTTTTGACATGGCCTCCCTCGATATTCTTGTACCCAAGTTAGGCCATTACAGTCTGGAAGGGCGGACAAACAGATAGGTAAAACACCAGTTGGAGGATCAGGCCGAGAGTGCAATGGTGAAGGGGTCATACCCTACCTGGAGACCACTGGGACATACTGGGGCATGATGAGGCAGCACAGGAAACTCTGCTGGGCCCTGTGCAGTTTAACAGCTGTATGCATGACCCAGAGGAGGCAACTCTCACCATGTTTAGCAAGAACAAATGCCCgattctgcacctgggaggaaataatgccaggcacaagtatgggctgggaaaggagtggctggaaagcagccctgcagaaagggatctgggggtgcgggtcgacagcaggctcaataggagtcagcagcatgccctggcagccaagagggcaaactgcatcctggggtgcatcaaacacagtataaccagccggtcaaaagaggtgattatcccgctggattcagcattggtgcggcctcaccttgagtcctgtgtgcagttctgggccccaccatTTTGAAAGGATGTTAAGatacttgaatgtgtccagaggagggcaaccaagctggtgaaagggctggaaggaatgtcctgtgaggagcggctgaggacactgggcttgtctagtttggagaaaaggaggctgaggggcgacctcattgctctctacggcttcctgaggaggggaagtggagagggaggtgctgatctcttctccctggcatccagggacaggacgcgtgggaatggttcaaagctgtgccatgggaggtttagactggatgttaggaagcatttctttttcacaccTGGACAACGGGGCTGATGGCtctcccagggcagccctggaaggagctgggacaAGGTGTTCATTCCTCAGGAGCCTGTAATTTGGGTTCCCACCTGCCACTGTGCCTCTGTGCTCTTCTCAGGTTGTGGAGATGGGTTCTTGATGAGCTGGTGGCTCTcctgtgatgggcctgggagcagctggggcagggtatTAACTGAGTTACTCCTCCTGCCATTGTCAGTGCCTTCTTTGTGTGTGCAGATGAGCTTCTTATCGCTTAACCTAACACAATCCAACAAGAACATAAATCTCCTGAGGCATCTGTATTTGGAGgttacatacatatgcattggTGTTGCTTAAGATATGAGAGCAGACCATTGGAATTGCTGTCCAGAAATGCACCAGAATTAGGGGAAAAGCTGCATTGTTGCACGGGCAATGGCTTCATTCAGGGCCAGTATCACAGTCTTGTTTCTAAGACTGTAGATGAACGGATTTAAGAATGGGTACAGGACAGTGTGCAGCAAAGCTACAACTCTGTTTGTCTCCAAGGAAACATCTTCTGAAGGACACACATAGAGAGCAATGCAGCTCCCATATCCAATGGCCAAGGTGATGAGATGGGAAGAACAGgtagtaaaagcttttttcctcccagaggctgctggaaggtgtagaatacagaaaaggatgCCCATGTAAAATGCCAGAGTTAAACATAAGGAACCCAGTATGACCAATGATGATAAAGCAGAGtctattttccaaagcaggctAGTGTCAGAGGAGGACAATTTGAATAAGGGTGAgttgtcacaaaaaaaatggtggATCTTGTTCGAGCCACAGAAAGTCAGCTTGTAGAGGAGGACCAGACGGTAAGTCGAGAGCGTGATGCCTGTGACCCAAGTGGCAACAACCAGGTGGATGCAGAGCTGAGGCTTCATGATGGCAGCATAATGCAAAGGCTGGCAGATGGCAACATAACGGTCAAAGGACATGACAACAAGTAGAACAAGCTCTGTACCGCCCAGAGCAGAATAGAAATAGCATTGGGCAAAGCAGCTGCTTAGTGAGATTGTTCTCTTACCAGAACTCAGGATCACAAACAATTTGATGCTTGTGGAGGATGTAAACCAGATTTCCAGGAAGGACAGATTGCTGATGAAAAAGTACATGGGGGTTTGCAGGCGGCGATCCACACACACGAGGAAGATGATGGTTGCGTTCCCCATCACTGTTGTCAGGTATATGAGCAGAaggaccagagagagaaagagctgtaGGCTTTGATCAAGCCCCGAGAAACCCTCTAGGATGAACTCAGtaactgcagtttcattttctgctcccatgctgaatttcagttcaTCCTGCCGAGACAGGAACATGGCAAAAAGCAAGTGTGATAATTTCACAGTCTGGATGAAAAGTTCggtccttccttttctgcttctttcctttcccgCAATCTTCCTATATAACACACAGAGAGAGAGCCCTTCAAGCATTGCTCACACCCTGATTTTTATGTTGTACATTTCAGTTAGAGTCCTCAGAgcatttcctgtcttctttcCACCTTTTTCAAACACTCACAAAGGATTCTTTCTCCAggacagaagattttaaagaggCTGTTAGCTATTTCACCCCATTCCTGGGAAATTCCAAATTCACTCAGACCTATTGCAAACATCTGTCACACCTCTGTGCCAAACTCATCTCTTCTATTGCACAAATGCTAAAccatcaaatcaaatcaaatcaaatcaaatcaaatcaaatcaaaccaaaccaaacatgtATGTTGAAAGctattctttctacttttcagtACTTGCCTTTTTGGACTAGGAATCCCTGAGAATctgttgatttcaaaagaagtaatGTCAAGCATCTCTTCTGTAATgccctgctttcttccacagcttcttgctctctgtttcttcagcaaaggGGGAGGGGGTAGAAGAGGGACCAAGTATAACTTGCCTTCTTTAGTACTCaaaataatgactgaaatttaTTACGGTTCCACACAGTCTCATCTGACATCCATCTGCACTGAAATGCCGTTGTTTCGAAACAGCTGCTCATTGCTATGACTATCAAATGTCCTGACCtaaaggcagagcaagagaagagtgTCTGCAAGAGATTTGTaacctttcttttgcatgccAGTTATAGGTTGGGAGGACCCAGCCTCTAGCGTTTTCTCttgtctccactgactgcagagggAGCCTTGGGAAAACAAGTTCTCACAGGCACCTGCAGCGAAGTAGATGAAACTCACTATTCAAGTCTCAAATCgctgatttattattattttttaacatcaaaatacTTATCTAACAGAAGGAAGCACAAGAAGAATCTATGCACTAAAGACtgatgtttttcccttcatctttacatttgtttgtagacctagaaaggagcagagcagatggcTCCAGACCCAGGATGATTCCAAAtgcaaggggaggagagggaggggaggagagggagggttTGAAGGAGTGAAACAAAGCTTCTCCACAGATTGTGTTGTCCCCTCAGGCTCTGTCCCAGGGCACAATGGGTAGCACTTACACAAGGAGTCAAATGGGAAGTTCAGTATAGGGCAGTGCTCCATGTTTGCATTGACATTTTAGCTTGGGGCTCAGGCTAGTCTTAGATCCCAAATGCCCGGCGTGTTCTTTGCCTCTAGTCTGGCATAGGGGAATCTCTGCACTGGGTTCGTCCAGAAAACTTTCTGAGACTAAGCTGCTGGCTGTATTTGAGCAAAAGCTCAAGCTCCATCACCTACAGCAGTAGGAGCACAGTGAATCAGTGAATCAGAGGTGGCAGTCCCAGTTTCCATTGTCTGGGTCAGTTCAAACACTCAAAGGGTTGTGTCTTCTGACTCTGTTGGCTGACACCTACATTATCTAAAACTGTTCTTCTCCTGAATGCACTTCCTTAGAGGAACCTGCACATTTGCAGACAGCTTAcaacaaagcagcttctcttcagGCCTCACATGGTCAAACATGCCGCTAGCATTTGCGATAGTGAGTGAAGAAATATAGGATATGCAGGTGAAGGATATGCAGGTGAAGAAGGCCTTATTGTGGCTTTGCACAGAGGTTATCCTCAGGATGATGCATATAATGCAGGcataaagcacagaagacagtgtgaaggagctcagcagcacagcgGAGGAGAGAGCAATGCTCATGTTTCATAGGAGCTGGTGCCCATGCTGGCTGCTCTCAGCAAAGGGATGATGCCGCAGAAGAAGCAGTCTCTACATTAGGCACAGAGGGTCTAATGGCATACAAGACGGTGGGGCTGAGCATGCATAGAGGTGCCATTCCCCAGCAGCTAAAGATGAGCATGGAGCACAACCAGGAGTTCGTAAGGACAGAGTAGTGTGAGGGGTTGCAAATGGCCCTGCAGGAATCGAAACACATCACAACACATAGGTTGTAGAGATATAAACTATGCCAATACAAATTGAGAAGATcctctgagcaatgtttctccACTCAAACCATTGGTAGGTATCATGCtttaaccctggccagcaactaagcaccacacggccgctcgctcactcccccgctctgggatgagaggagaatcggaagggtaaaagtgagaaagaagcttatgcgttgagataaaaacagtttaataattgaaaagaaattttaaaaagaattctaaggaaaagaggaaaatacaacaaagagagaagaaaataaaacccaagaaaaacaagtgatgcaaatgaaaacaattgctcgCTACCAGCTGACAGATGCCCAGCTagtcccccagcagcagcacccccaccaacctcccccctagttttattgctgagcataacatcatatggtatggaatatccctttgatcaattggggccagctgtcccagctgtgtcccctcccaacttcttgtgcacctccagcctactctctggtggggcagtgtgagaagcagaaaaggccttgactctgtgtaagcactgctcagcaataactaaaacatccctgtattatcaacactgtttcc contains:
- the LOC127026028 gene encoding olfactory receptor 49-like — encoded protein: MGAENETAVTEFILEGFSGLDQSLQLFLSLVLLLIYLTTVMGNATIIFLVCVDRRLQTPMYFFISNLSFLEIWFTSSTSIKLFVILSSGKRTISLSSCFAQCYFYSALGGTELVLLVVMSFDRYVAICQPLHYAAIMKPQLCIHLVVATWVTGITLSTYRLVLLYKLTFCGSNKIHHFFCDNSPLFKLSSSDTSLLWKIDSALSSLVILGSLCLTLAFYMGILFCILHLPAASGRKKAFTTCSSHLITLAIGYGSCIALYVCPSEDVSLETNRVVALLHTVLYPFLNPFIYSLRNKTVILALNEAIARATMQLFP